From one Luteolibacter sp. SL250 genomic stretch:
- a CDS encoding FAD-dependent oxidoreductase codes for MTPLNRYLVPLFLATGALHAQESADIIIYGGTSASIAAAVQAKKMGASVIVVSPDKHLGGLSSGGLGFTDSGRKETIGGVSREFYQKIYQHYDKPEAWKWQKREEYGNKGQGHVAIDGANRTAWIFEPHAAENVFEGWVKEHNLKVVRDAWLDRENGVTIENGKITTIKTLDGKTYSGKTFIDTTYEGDLMAAAKVPYIVGRESSAQYNETLNGNQPVKTDKHQFDFPVDPYIKPGDKSSGLVPRIEDAGAGVEGAADKGVQAYCFRMCMTNHEPNRVPFPKPEKYDPMQYELLARYLQAGWKEVFRKFDGIQNHKTDTNNHGAFSSDNIGYNHDYPEASYERRREIIKEHEEYQKGFYWFLCHDPRVPKDIQDKMNTWGLAKDEFKDNNNWPHQLYIRVARRMVSDFVITENHLKGTLPTPKSIGMGSYQMDSHNIRRFVDENGHARNEGDIQVGVGRAYEIDYGSIVPPEKSVQNLLVPVCVSSSHISYGSIRMEPVFMILGQSAATAAVHSQKEGVSVQKVSYEKLKARLEADGQVLHWTPPAKK; via the coding sequence ATGACACCATTGAACCGATACCTTGTCCCCTTGTTCCTGGCCACCGGCGCGCTGCACGCGCAGGAGTCCGCGGACATCATCATCTACGGCGGCACGTCCGCCTCCATCGCCGCCGCCGTCCAGGCGAAGAAGATGGGAGCCTCCGTCATCGTCGTTTCCCCGGACAAGCATCTGGGCGGCCTTTCCTCCGGGGGCCTCGGCTTCACGGACAGCGGCCGGAAGGAAACCATCGGCGGCGTTTCCCGCGAGTTCTACCAGAAGATCTACCAGCACTACGACAAGCCGGAGGCCTGGAAATGGCAGAAGCGCGAGGAGTACGGCAACAAGGGCCAGGGCCACGTGGCCATCGACGGCGCCAACCGTACCGCGTGGATCTTCGAGCCGCATGCCGCGGAGAACGTCTTCGAAGGCTGGGTGAAGGAGCACAACCTGAAGGTGGTGCGCGACGCCTGGCTGGACCGTGAGAACGGCGTCACCATCGAGAACGGGAAGATCACGACGATCAAGACCCTCGACGGCAAAACCTACAGCGGGAAGACCTTCATCGACACCACCTACGAAGGCGACCTGATGGCCGCCGCGAAGGTGCCCTACATCGTCGGCCGCGAATCGTCAGCCCAGTACAACGAGACGCTCAACGGCAACCAGCCGGTCAAGACGGACAAGCATCAGTTCGACTTCCCGGTTGATCCCTACATCAAGCCCGGCGACAAGTCGTCCGGCCTCGTTCCCCGGATCGAGGATGCGGGTGCCGGTGTGGAAGGCGCGGCGGACAAGGGTGTCCAGGCCTACTGCTTCCGAATGTGCATGACGAACCATGAGCCGAACCGCGTGCCGTTCCCGAAGCCGGAGAAATACGACCCGATGCAGTATGAGCTGCTGGCCCGTTATCTCCAGGCAGGCTGGAAGGAAGTGTTCCGCAAGTTCGACGGCATCCAGAACCACAAGACGGACACCAACAACCACGGTGCGTTTTCCTCCGACAACATCGGCTACAACCACGACTACCCGGAGGCTTCCTATGAGCGCCGCCGCGAGATCATCAAGGAGCATGAGGAATACCAGAAAGGCTTCTACTGGTTCCTCTGCCACGACCCGCGCGTGCCGAAGGACATCCAGGACAAGATGAACACCTGGGGCCTGGCGAAGGACGAGTTCAAGGACAACAACAACTGGCCGCACCAGCTCTACATCCGCGTCGCCCGCCGGATGGTCTCCGACTTCGTCATCACGGAGAATCACCTGAAGGGCACGCTGCCTACGCCGAAGTCCATCGGCATGGGTTCCTACCAGATGGACTCCCACAACATCCGCCGCTTCGTGGATGAGAACGGCCACGCCCGCAACGAGGGCGACATCCAGGTCGGCGTGGGCCGTGCCTACGAGATCGACTACGGATCCATCGTGCCGCCGGAGAAGAGCGTGCAGAACCTGCTGGTGCCGGTCTGCGTCAGCTCCAGCCACATCTCCTACGGCAGCATCCGGATGGAGCCGGTGTTCATGATCCTGGGCCAGAGCGCGGCGACCGCCGCCGTGCACTCCCAGAAGGAAGGAGTCTCCGTCCAGAAGGTCTCCTATGAGAAGCTGAAGGCGCGCCTCGAGGCCGACGGCCAGGTCCTGCACTGGACCCCGCCCGCCAAGAAGTGA
- a CDS encoding gluconate 2-dehydrogenase subunit 3 family protein — MERREILKMMALTFGASVTLPESAFAKFGEPLDASKLKLFTPEQRALVAVLSETTIPKTDTPGAIDAGVPQWLELIVQDCLEVGDQKIITDGLADVEKRSADQFSKPCSQLTVAERVGLLTAMEQESKKAGTTKVFIRQFKDLVKFTYVNSEVGGTQALEWILVPGRWEPASELKPGQKVYV, encoded by the coding sequence ATGGAACGCAGGGAAATCCTCAAAATGATGGCGCTGACCTTCGGCGCCTCCGTCACTCTCCCGGAGAGTGCCTTCGCGAAATTCGGCGAGCCGCTCGATGCGTCGAAGCTGAAGCTCTTCACCCCGGAGCAGCGCGCGCTGGTGGCCGTCCTTTCGGAAACCACCATCCCGAAGACGGACACACCCGGCGCGATCGACGCCGGCGTGCCGCAGTGGCTGGAACTCATCGTCCAGGATTGCCTGGAGGTGGGTGACCAGAAGATCATCACCGACGGCCTGGCCGATGTGGAGAAACGCTCCGCCGACCAGTTTTCGAAACCCTGCTCCCAGCTCACGGTGGCGGAGCGCGTCGGCCTGCTGACCGCGATGGAGCAGGAGTCGAAGAAAGCGGGGACCACCAAGGTCTTCATCCGCCAGTTCAAGGATCTGGTGAAGTTCACCTACGTGAATTCCGAAGTGGGCGGCACCCAGGCGCTCGAGTGGATCCTGGTTCCCGGCAGATGGGAACCCGCGTCCGAACTGAAACCCGGCCAGAAGGTCTACGTCTGA